One region of Syntrophobacter fumaroxidans MPOB genomic DNA includes:
- a CDS encoding tyrosine-type recombinase/integrase, which translates to MRFAVFTGCRRGELFKMKWGDVDVERKILTLRAPKGGKTEIIPLSDTTLSAIEDLARKSEYVFPGREGAMLTGFKGPWEMVRKEAKLPASFHFHGIRHSFASNLVSSGVDFYTVGGLRTHKQAVTTQRYAHLSDEAMRRAVEKSAEVITPKEKKEEAVENDIESAQRAYYGQQKTLLLFIENLMADLMRKQFQEKLEKIKKYATI; encoded by the coding sequence ATCCGGTTTGCCGTGTTCACGGGATGCCGGCGCGGGGAACTATTCAAAATGAAGTGGGGCGATGTCGACGTTGAGCGGAAGATCTTGACCCTCCGGGCGCCGAAGGGCGGCAAGACCGAGATCATCCCGTTGAGCGACACGACGCTTTCGGCGATTGAGGACCTGGCCCGAAAGAGTGAATATGTCTTCCCCGGCAGGGAAGGCGCCATGCTGACCGGTTTCAAGGGACCGTGGGAGATGGTCAGGAAGGAAGCCAAACTCCCCGCGTCGTTCCATTTTCACGGGATTCGGCACTCGTTTGCCTCCAACCTGGTTTCCTCCGGCGTCGATTTCTACACCGTCGGAGGGTTGCGCACCCACAAACAAGCTGTTACCACGCAACGTTATGCACACCTCAGCGATGAGGCCATGCGCCGGGCAGTTGAGAAGAGTGCCGAAGTGATCACGCCAAAAGAGAAGAAGGAAGAAGCCGTTGAGAATGATATCGAATCCGCGCAAAGGGCATATTACGGCCAACAGAAGACGCTTCTGCTCTTCATTGAGAATTTAATGGCTGATCTGATGAGAAAACAATTTCAAGAGAAGCTTGAAAAAATAAAAAAATATGCTACCATTTAG
- a CDS encoding helix-turn-helix domain-containing protein: MSGSIQEAIGRRIQELRKRLGMNQTTLAEKMGFGSAETISSIERGDREIKAVEIAQLSRILLVPVADLLMPVEAEPDPSILWRAEPMQGREVTEARFLQRCNQYAWLEEAVGVTRLARFPSLEVDPERVNLSDATRLADEVRRQFDLGNRPAAVLEKTLEDVYGVKIWYDKLEEGSAASVWGKFGPAILMNSREAPWRRNYNFAHEVFHLITWNSLPPGLLSEQSDLRSKVESIANAFASQLLLPADPVRMVFYARVTESKIAYSDLVDLARSFDVSTEALLYRLLNLNCFPRAAVTKMLRDPAFRELDRCSMSECWHSPPEIPERFVRLAFLAHQKGKLSRSKFASLLGASIADLNDVLRKYGFGDEKDNAGKTKVRVA, encoded by the coding sequence GTGAGTGGAAGCATACAGGAAGCCATCGGTCGACGAATACAGGAACTCAGGAAGCGTCTCGGCATGAATCAGACAACACTGGCCGAAAAGATGGGGTTTGGTTCCGCAGAGACTATATCGTCAATTGAGCGCGGCGACCGGGAGATCAAGGCCGTAGAGATTGCGCAATTGTCAAGGATCCTCCTGGTTCCGGTGGCGGATTTGTTGATGCCGGTCGAGGCGGAGCCGGACCCCTCCATCTTGTGGAGGGCGGAGCCGATGCAGGGACGCGAGGTTACAGAGGCAAGATTCCTTCAAAGATGTAACCAATATGCTTGGCTTGAGGAAGCCGTCGGAGTCACGCGTCTCGCCCGATTTCCCTCGCTGGAGGTCGACCCGGAACGAGTGAATCTCAGCGATGCAACCAGGCTCGCAGATGAAGTCAGACGGCAATTCGATCTTGGGAACAGGCCCGCTGCAGTCTTGGAAAAAACCCTGGAGGATGTTTACGGAGTCAAGATCTGGTATGACAAACTGGAGGAAGGCTCTGCCGCATCGGTTTGGGGGAAGTTCGGACCCGCCATACTGATGAATTCGAGGGAGGCGCCGTGGCGCCGAAACTACAATTTTGCTCACGAGGTGTTTCATCTCATAACCTGGAATAGCCTCCCGCCCGGTCTGCTCTCCGAACAGAGTGATCTGCGGAGCAAGGTGGAATCGATTGCCAACGCGTTCGCGTCACAACTCCTGCTGCCGGCTGATCCGGTGAGGATGGTATTCTACGCTCGAGTCACGGAGAGCAAAATAGCGTACAGCGATCTAGTTGACTTGGCGCGGAGTTTCGATGTTTCGACTGAGGCACTCCTCTATCGTCTCCTGAATTTGAATTGTTTTCCGAGGGCAGCGGTTACCAAAATGCTGCGCGACCCAGCCTTCAGGGAACTGGACCGCTGCTCCATGTCCGAATGTTGGCACAGCCCTCCGGAGATTCCGGAACGCTTCGTTCGACTCGCATTCCTGGCCCACCAGAAAGGCAAATTGTCCCGATCCAAATTCGCCTCCTTGCTCGGAGCCAGTATTGCCGATCTCAATGATGTCCTGAGAAAATACGGGTTTGGTGATGAAAAAGACAACGCCGGCAAAACAAAAGTGCGTGTTGCTTGA
- a CDS encoding SLBB domain-containing protein produces the protein MRSKRKMFCATLLSFLLCWNSVCAQQLQQIPSPLAPPFATTSTPVSATTGSSPTTTTIPGIPGLPSLTLPQAMMPVPCETLLPGQLPPVGTPPVIPGLPSTAGQVPYLQPCGPGQIPYQPPGVATQVPYQAPGIPSQVPYQPPQGTAAQGPYQPAPGVAGQALVTQPGVGTSQVPYQQPGVPVQGAPVTQPGVAGQVPYQPSAIPGQVPSLQPGVSLQMPVQQPMVPGQPGYPQPTPPTSRGYQAGQVPYQQPAELAVPPILPVEPLSPFEEFVAGKSTSTPASISFDIKQFGYDLFINSGSPLITGSPISGTAVPGTTGVPGMLGGTSVQTIPGMPGIPGTTGHTGPMSTQFGLPILNVPVSPSYVIGPGDEIRIAVWGSVEGTWDVIVDRDGTISLPKIGIIGVTNMTFQEVKDTLKNEFSKYYQDFQMNVSMGSLKTIRVYVVGNARNPGAYLVTSMSSIVNGLLAAGGPSKAGSMRNIELKRNGDTIAVFDLYELLLKGDKTKDRQLMAEDVLYIPPIGSMVGVAGNVERPAIFEMKGKTKLSEAIKMAGGPTADAYLQRIQVERVSQRKAKIFLDVDMQGIKGKQDIVLQDGDIVKVFPISMFVTNRIILKGNVRRPGEYEWKHGMRVKDIIRNFDALLPDAMLEYALVERLVAPDNHQEYRTFNLREAISGTDRSQNILLEPYDTITVYSKWEMQERERVRVSGAVNRPGDFEFRENMKLSDLLKLSGGLKKTAAADNAEITRVVPTEAGPRTEQIQVNPTLALAGDPDFDILLHRDDYLTVKSVPDWQLYRKVSIYGEVKYPGDYALQKGERLSSLLERAGGFTDRAYKRGSSLFRESVRQLQQRQMGELIDMLGRQVLANSAANLMGEMTPGEAEFQATQAKQQKLFLDTLRTLQAKGRVVVQLDEPRKLKGTAFDIEVEEGDQIYIPINPRVVQVIGAVYNQTAFVYEPGRNYSYYIDQAGGYSPTADKGNVFILKADGSAVQPGRGIFWCVATARWQTGANGRLEPGDTVIVPDKLDKVAWMRNFKDLTTVLYQIAVGTGVLLRL, from the coding sequence ATGAGATCCAAGAGGAAAATGTTTTGCGCCACTCTCCTGTCCTTCCTTCTCTGTTGGAACAGCGTTTGCGCACAGCAGCTTCAGCAGATTCCCTCACCGCTTGCTCCGCCTTTTGCCACGACCTCCACTCCGGTCAGTGCGACCACCGGGTCCAGCCCGACCACCACGACGATCCCCGGGATCCCGGGCTTGCCTTCCCTGACGCTTCCCCAGGCGATGATGCCGGTTCCGTGCGAGACGCTCCTGCCCGGTCAGCTTCCGCCGGTCGGAACACCTCCGGTGATTCCCGGTTTGCCCTCCACCGCGGGCCAGGTCCCGTATCTGCAGCCGTGCGGGCCGGGCCAGATCCCCTATCAGCCGCCGGGCGTGGCGACACAGGTCCCGTACCAGGCGCCCGGTATTCCGAGCCAGGTTCCGTATCAGCCGCCCCAGGGCACGGCCGCCCAAGGTCCCTATCAGCCCGCTCCCGGTGTGGCGGGGCAGGCTTTGGTCACCCAGCCTGGAGTCGGGACGTCCCAAGTGCCCTACCAGCAACCGGGGGTTCCGGTTCAGGGCGCCCCAGTGACGCAGCCCGGCGTCGCGGGCCAGGTTCCGTATCAGCCGTCCGCAATCCCGGGCCAGGTTCCGTCCCTGCAGCCCGGGGTATCCCTGCAGATGCCCGTGCAACAGCCAATGGTTCCCGGCCAGCCGGGCTACCCCCAGCCGACGCCCCCCACTTCGAGAGGCTATCAGGCGGGCCAGGTTCCGTATCAGCAACCCGCTGAGCTCGCGGTCCCCCCCATTCTGCCGGTTGAGCCGCTCTCTCCCTTCGAAGAATTCGTCGCGGGTAAATCCACTTCAACCCCCGCAAGCATATCGTTCGACATCAAGCAGTTCGGCTACGATCTGTTCATCAATTCCGGTTCGCCGCTGATCACGGGGTCTCCCATCAGCGGCACTGCCGTGCCGGGCACCACCGGAGTGCCGGGCATGCTCGGCGGCACAAGCGTCCAGACCATTCCGGGCATGCCCGGAATTCCCGGAACAACCGGGCATACCGGCCCGATGAGCACACAGTTCGGGCTGCCCATCCTCAATGTTCCGGTCAGCCCCTCCTACGTCATCGGACCGGGCGACGAAATCCGGATCGCCGTCTGGGGGAGCGTCGAAGGCACCTGGGATGTTATCGTGGACAGGGACGGGACCATCTCCCTTCCCAAGATCGGAATCATCGGCGTCACCAACATGACCTTCCAGGAGGTCAAGGATACTCTGAAGAATGAATTCTCCAAGTACTACCAGGACTTCCAGATGAACGTGAGCATGGGGTCCCTCAAGACCATCCGGGTCTACGTGGTTGGAAACGCACGCAATCCCGGCGCCTACCTGGTCACGTCCATGTCGAGCATCGTGAACGGTCTGCTCGCCGCGGGCGGCCCGAGCAAGGCGGGTTCGATGCGCAACATCGAGCTCAAGCGAAACGGGGACACGATCGCCGTGTTCGACCTGTACGAACTGCTCCTGAAAGGTGACAAAACCAAGGACCGGCAGTTGATGGCCGAAGACGTCCTGTACATTCCTCCCATCGGATCGATGGTGGGGGTGGCGGGCAACGTGGAACGCCCGGCCATATTCGAAATGAAAGGGAAGACGAAACTCTCCGAAGCCATCAAGATGGCGGGTGGTCCCACGGCGGACGCCTATCTGCAGCGCATCCAGGTGGAACGGGTCAGCCAGCGCAAGGCCAAGATTTTTCTCGATGTGGACATGCAGGGCATCAAGGGCAAACAAGATATCGTTCTGCAGGACGGAGACATCGTCAAGGTTTTCCCCATCAGCATGTTCGTCACCAACCGGATCATCCTCAAGGGGAACGTGCGCAGACCGGGCGAGTACGAATGGAAGCACGGGATGCGGGTGAAGGACATCATCCGGAATTTCGATGCGCTTCTCCCGGACGCAATGCTGGAATATGCGCTCGTGGAAAGGCTGGTTGCACCGGACAACCACCAGGAATACAGGACTTTCAACCTGAGGGAGGCGATCTCGGGGACGGACAGGAGCCAGAACATCCTCCTGGAGCCCTATGACACGATCACCGTGTACAGCAAGTGGGAAATGCAGGAACGGGAACGAGTGAGGGTCAGCGGCGCGGTCAACAGGCCGGGTGATTTCGAGTTCCGCGAAAACATGAAGCTCTCCGACCTGCTCAAGCTGTCCGGAGGATTGAAGAAGACGGCGGCCGCGGATAACGCGGAAATCACCCGCGTGGTTCCGACCGAGGCCGGGCCGAGGACCGAGCAGATCCAGGTCAATCCCACCCTGGCGCTGGCCGGTGATCCCGACTTCGACATTCTGCTGCACCGCGACGACTACCTCACCGTGAAAAGCGTTCCGGACTGGCAGTTGTACCGAAAGGTGTCCATTTACGGCGAAGTCAAATACCCCGGGGATTACGCGCTTCAGAAGGGCGAGAGGCTGTCCTCCCTGCTTGAGCGGGCCGGGGGCTTCACGGACAGGGCCTATAAGCGCGGTTCCTCCCTTTTCCGGGAGAGCGTGAGGCAGTTGCAGCAGCGGCAGATGGGGGAGCTCATCGACATGCTCGGGCGCCAGGTGCTGGCCAACAGTGCGGCCAACCTGATGGGCGAGATGACGCCCGGCGAAGCCGAATTTCAGGCCACGCAGGCCAAGCAGCAGAAGCTGTTCCTCGACACCCTCAGGACGCTTCAGGCGAAGGGGAGGGTGGTGGTGCAGCTGGATGAGCCCCGGAAGCTCAAAGGGACGGCCTTCGACATCGAAGTCGAAGAAGGCGATCAGATCTACATCCCCATCAATCCTCGAGTGGTTCAGGTCATCGGGGCGGTGTACAACCAGACCGCCTTCGTATACGAGCCGGGCAGGAACTACTCCTACTACATCGACCAGGCCGGCGGATATTCCCCGACGGCGGACAAGGGCAACGTCTTCATCCTCAAGGCCGACGGGTCCGCCGTCCAGCCCGGGAGAGGCATCTTCTGGTGTGTTGCGACCGCCAGGTGGCAGACCGGGGCCAACGGCAGGTTGGAACCGGGGGATACGGTCATTGTTCCCGACAAGCTGGACAAGGTCGCATGGATGCGAAACTTCAAGGACCTCACGACAGTCCTTTACCAGATCGCCGTCGGGACCGGCGTGTTGTTGAGGCTCTAA
- a CDS encoding sugar phosphate nucleotidyltransferase — MKAMILAAGLGTRLRPLTLARPKVLVPLMGTTVLDFWMWRLRDAGACAAVVNAHHLGEKLVSTVAENTWPIPLESRFEPVLLGTGGGLRNALDFLGTEPALVINGDIVCDVPLRELPRKHSEHGGPVSLLLHDCPRFNNVAVDENDRILGFGSEASELKRSLPNVRLLAFTGIHCIDPSILSVLPPDRFSDILALYRELIRAGRHPRAIRRPRVFWREMGSIRAYRDLTVELAGMPEDFLPPLHCGSRVRIDPRAFVDPRAELRGVVTVGKGCVVMEGAVLEDVILWDNVTVEPGSRLRGCIATDGSVVGGIHEDEIFTGPRQG; from the coding sequence ATGAAAGCCATGATCCTGGCGGCGGGGCTCGGTACGCGGCTGCGCCCCCTGACTTTGGCTCGTCCCAAAGTCCTGGTGCCCCTCATGGGGACGACGGTCCTCGATTTCTGGATGTGGCGACTGCGGGACGCCGGAGCCTGCGCCGCCGTCGTCAACGCTCATCACCTGGGCGAGAAGCTCGTTTCCACCGTCGCGGAAAACACCTGGCCGATCCCGCTGGAAAGCCGCTTCGAGCCGGTTCTGCTGGGCACGGGAGGCGGCTTGCGAAACGCCCTCGACTTCCTCGGAACGGAACCGGCTCTCGTCATCAACGGGGACATCGTCTGCGACGTTCCCCTGCGGGAACTGCCGCGGAAGCACTCCGAGCACGGGGGACCGGTGAGTCTCCTGCTGCACGACTGCCCTCGGTTCAACAACGTGGCCGTGGATGAAAACGATCGAATCCTCGGGTTCGGATCCGAAGCGTCGGAGCTGAAGCGAAGCCTCCCGAACGTGAGGCTGCTCGCCTTCACCGGCATCCATTGCATCGATCCGTCCATCCTTTCCGTGCTTCCCCCCGATCGTTTCTCGGATATCCTGGCGCTCTACCGCGAATTGATCCGGGCGGGGCGCCATCCTCGCGCGATCCGCCGTCCCCGGGTGTTCTGGAGAGAAATGGGGTCGATCCGCGCCTACCGGGACCTTACCGTGGAACTTGCCGGAATGCCCGAAGACTTCCTTCCTCCGCTGCACTGCGGAAGCAGGGTCCGGATCGATCCGCGCGCTTTCGTCGATCCGCGCGCCGAGCTGCGCGGTGTGGTGACGGTCGGCAAGGGCTGCGTCGTCATGGAAGGCGCGGTCCTCGAAGACGTGATCCTGTGGGACAACGTGACGGTCGAACCCGGCAGCCGCCTGCGCGGATGCATCGCAACCGACGGAAGCGTCGTGGGCGGCATTCATGAGGATGAGATCTTCACCGGACCGCGGCAGGGGTGA
- a CDS encoding aminoglycoside phosphotransferase family protein: MPTIMLPELRPMLHHAAGALRLPLDSADVTPLAGDGSDRRFFRVRRGADHYVALISPRKNHQGLDENDSYLKIGEHLHRRGVPVPRIFWADAARGWFLLEDFGDRHLQAQVLRGRSSVTAVYRKALEVLVRLHREGRDGFRADYCFDGAFYDPAFVYERELEYFRSAFLVSLMRLQIDREDLRSDFERIAEAAGTGSDRFVFHRDFQSRNLMVCKGKLGLVDFQGMRFGPPAYDLASLLIDPYVALPARLQEVLCRLYWDDARKFLGGSIDAFLKHYRWVRLCRNLQILGAFGYLGTSKGKTRFLAYVPGAWAELTRLLREHFAGCFPRLEECVETVAREAAFTFPTGGAQVFRDFAAAN, encoded by the coding sequence ATGCCTACGATCATGTTGCCGGAATTGCGCCCGATGCTGCACCACGCCGCCGGCGCGCTGCGACTCCCCCTCGATTCGGCCGACGTGACGCCGCTTGCGGGCGACGGTTCCGATCGGCGCTTCTTTCGCGTGCGCCGTGGCGCCGATCATTACGTCGCATTGATCTCGCCTCGAAAGAACCACCAGGGACTGGACGAAAACGACTCATACCTGAAGATCGGTGAGCACCTGCACCGAAGAGGCGTCCCGGTTCCCCGGATTTTCTGGGCGGATGCCGCCCGGGGCTGGTTTCTCCTGGAGGACTTCGGCGATCGGCACCTCCAGGCACAGGTCCTGAGGGGCAGGAGCAGCGTGACGGCCGTCTACCGAAAGGCGCTTGAAGTGCTGGTGCGCCTTCACAGGGAGGGGCGGGACGGGTTCAGAGCGGACTATTGCTTCGACGGCGCGTTCTACGACCCCGCATTCGTTTACGAACGGGAGCTGGAGTATTTCAGAAGCGCCTTCCTCGTTTCCCTGATGCGGTTGCAGATCGACCGGGAAGACCTGCGGAGCGATTTCGAGCGGATCGCCGAAGCCGCCGGGACCGGGTCGGACCGGTTCGTGTTCCATCGGGACTTCCAGAGCCGGAACCTGATGGTCTGCAAAGGAAAGCTTGGCCTGGTCGACTTTCAGGGAATGCGCTTCGGGCCTCCCGCTTACGATCTGGCTTCTCTGTTGATCGATCCCTACGTGGCGCTGCCCGCGAGGCTCCAGGAAGTGCTGTGCCGGCTCTACTGGGACGACGCGCGGAAATTCCTGGGCGGCTCCATCGATGCCTTCCTGAAACATTACCGGTGGGTGCGGTTGTGTAGAAATCTGCAGATCCTCGGAGCCTTCGGATATCTGGGCACAAGCAAGGGGAAAACCCGGTTCCTGGCCTACGTGCCGGGAGCCTGGGCGGAGCTGACGCGCCTCTTGAGGGAGCATTTCGCGGGGTGCTTCCCGCGGCTCGAGGAATGCGTCGAAACCGTTGCTCGCGAAGCCGCCTTCACTTTCCCCACCGGTGGGGCTCAGGTTTTTCGTGACTTTGCGGCGGCAAACTGA
- a CDS encoding M3 family oligoendopeptidase — MNDPAEHVVWNLNDLYSGPDAPAMEQDRQSANDLAVQFAARYRGKVAALSPEEASAAIREYEALQEILQKLDAYAALHFATRTRDPSTGALLQAIREFRSQVHRDTLFFELEWAQIDDEAFAAALRHSALGPYRHYLELSRRYRPHLLTEPEEKILAEKEPVANDSWTTLFDKVLGHLRFGPGERTESEVLSDLYAGDRTVRQQAARELTQGLTEMLPVLTHIFNTILLDKAVTDRLRRYPHWLRARNLANEAEDVMVEALVEAVSSRYDVVRRYYRLKRTLLGYEELFDYDRYAPIPGLPKKAFSWEEAKHLVLSGFEAFSPEFAEIASDFFRHNWIHAPVLPGKRSGAFSHPTVPSCHPYVLVNFTGTSRDVATLAHELGHGVHQVLARKQGLLNADTPLTLAETASVFGEMIVFRHLLERVESRKERAALLCSKLEDSFATVFRQVSMNRFESAVHNQRRSGGELDPERISQFWLDSQKQMFGDSVTLTGDYRIWWSYIPHFIHSPGYVYAYAFGELLVLSLYRQYRQTGASFVPLFRDLLEAGGKASPNELLSPFGIDLSDPSFWKRGLEVIEGMLDEAEQYARS; from the coding sequence ATGAACGACCCCGCGGAACATGTCGTCTGGAACCTCAACGATCTATACAGCGGCCCCGACGCGCCGGCGATGGAGCAGGACCGCCAATCGGCCAACGATCTCGCCGTGCAGTTCGCAGCCAGGTACCGAGGCAAGGTTGCCGCGCTTTCCCCCGAGGAAGCCTCTGCCGCCATACGGGAATACGAAGCCCTGCAGGAAATCCTGCAAAAGCTCGATGCCTACGCCGCTCTCCATTTCGCCACGCGGACGCGGGACCCGAGTACCGGCGCGCTGCTGCAGGCGATTCGCGAATTTCGCAGCCAGGTTCATCGCGATACGCTGTTTTTCGAGCTCGAATGGGCTCAGATCGACGACGAAGCCTTTGCGGCCGCCCTGCGACACTCCGCACTCGGTCCCTACCGCCATTATCTGGAATTGTCCCGCCGTTACAGACCCCATCTGCTCACCGAGCCGGAAGAGAAGATCCTGGCGGAAAAGGAACCCGTGGCCAACGACTCCTGGACCACGCTTTTCGACAAGGTCCTGGGACACCTCCGCTTCGGCCCGGGCGAGCGCACGGAATCCGAAGTCCTGAGCGACCTCTACGCAGGCGATCGGACAGTCAGGCAACAGGCCGCGCGCGAGCTGACGCAAGGCTTGACGGAAATGCTTCCCGTTTTGACCCACATCTTCAACACGATCCTTTTGGACAAGGCCGTTACCGACCGGTTGCGCCGGTATCCGCACTGGCTCAGGGCGAGGAATCTCGCCAACGAGGCGGAAGATGTAATGGTGGAAGCTCTGGTTGAAGCCGTCTCTTCGCGTTACGACGTCGTCCGGCGTTATTACCGGCTCAAGCGGACGCTGCTCGGTTACGAAGAGCTGTTCGACTACGACCGCTATGCGCCCATACCCGGACTGCCGAAAAAGGCTTTTTCATGGGAGGAGGCAAAACACCTGGTACTTTCGGGTTTCGAAGCGTTTTCGCCGGAATTCGCTGAAATTGCGTCGGATTTCTTTCGTCACAACTGGATCCACGCCCCCGTGCTTCCCGGCAAACGCAGCGGAGCGTTTTCTCACCCCACCGTTCCTTCCTGCCATCCGTACGTGCTCGTCAACTTCACGGGAACGTCCAGGGACGTGGCGACCCTCGCCCATGAACTGGGGCATGGGGTCCACCAGGTTCTGGCGAGAAAACAGGGGCTGCTCAACGCCGACACTCCGCTCACCCTGGCCGAAACCGCCTCGGTGTTCGGGGAGATGATCGTGTTTCGGCACCTTCTCGAACGGGTCGAATCCCGCAAGGAACGCGCCGCCCTGCTTTGCAGCAAGCTCGAAGACTCTTTCGCGACAGTGTTTCGCCAAGTGAGCATGAACCGCTTCGAATCCGCCGTCCACAACCAGCGCAGGTCCGGCGGAGAACTCGACCCGGAGCGGATTTCACAATTCTGGCTCGATTCGCAGAAACAGATGTTCGGGGATTCCGTCACGCTCACCGGGGACTACCGCATATGGTGGTCCTATATCCCCCATTTCATTCATTCCCCGGGCTACGTGTACGCCTATGCCTTCGGCGAGCTCCTGGTGCTCTCCCTCTACCGGCAGTACCGGCAGACGGGTGCATCCTTCGTGCCCCTCTTCCGCGACCTCCTCGAAGCCGGTGGAAAAGCAAGCCCGAATGAGCTCCTGTCGCCTTTCGGCATTGATCTTTCAGACCCTTCCTTCTGGAAACGGGGGCTGGAGGTGATCGAAGGGATGTTGGACGAGGCGGAACAATACGCTCGATCCTGA
- a CDS encoding FAD-binding oxidoreductase — MTIPITEITRIVGKDHVLTAPEELHCYGYDASKMKARPECVVFPGSAAETAELLVLANRDRFPVYPRGAGTGMVGAAIPSGGGLVVALNRLNRILEIDAENMTAIVEPAVVTGDFQKRVLECGLFYPPDPASLQFSTLGGNVAMCAGGPRAVKYGVTRDYVLGLEVVLPTGSIIRTGTRTMKGVVGYDLTRLMVGSEGTLGIFTKIILRLIPAPEGVRTMMAVFPRLDDAANAVCDIIKHRIVPSTLEFMDQPTIGVVENYLHAGLPTEAEAILLIEADGREALLDEDASQIERLCREAGADAFKTGRSPAEREQLWKARRAISPALGQIRPGKINEDVTVPRTLIPSLIRFIQGLASRHRLTIVCFGHLGDGNIHTNIMLDRKDADERKRAERAVEELFRKVLELGGTLSGEHGIGIAKSPFLELEVGRDGLAAMLRIKQALDPLNILNPGKMFVPNRAFFGE; from the coding sequence ATGACGATCCCGATAACCGAAATAACCCGCATCGTCGGCAAGGACCACGTGCTGACCGCTCCCGAGGAACTTCACTGCTACGGTTATGATGCGAGCAAAATGAAGGCCAGGCCGGAATGCGTGGTCTTTCCCGGAAGCGCCGCGGAAACGGCGGAGTTGCTGGTGCTTGCCAACCGGGATCGTTTCCCCGTGTACCCTCGAGGCGCGGGCACGGGAATGGTCGGCGCGGCCATTCCCAGCGGCGGCGGCCTGGTGGTGGCCCTCAACCGGCTGAACAGGATCCTCGAAATCGATGCTGAAAACATGACGGCGATCGTGGAACCGGCCGTCGTCACCGGGGATTTCCAGAAACGGGTTCTCGAGTGCGGGCTTTTCTACCCGCCCGATCCGGCGAGCCTCCAGTTTTCCACGCTGGGAGGAAACGTTGCGATGTGCGCGGGCGGCCCGAGAGCCGTCAAGTACGGAGTCACACGCGATTACGTGTTGGGACTCGAAGTCGTCCTTCCCACCGGTTCCATCATCCGCACGGGAACCCGGACCATGAAGGGGGTCGTCGGATACGACCTCACGCGACTCATGGTGGGTTCGGAAGGGACGCTCGGCATCTTCACCAAGATCATCCTCCGCCTGATCCCCGCCCCGGAAGGCGTTCGCACCATGATGGCCGTCTTTCCCAGGCTCGACGACGCCGCCAATGCGGTATGCGACATCATCAAGCACAGGATCGTCCCATCCACCCTGGAGTTCATGGATCAGCCCACCATTGGAGTGGTGGAGAATTACCTGCATGCCGGGCTGCCGACCGAGGCCGAGGCCATTCTGCTCATCGAGGCGGACGGCCGGGAGGCGCTGCTCGACGAGGACGCTTCCCAGATCGAACGGCTCTGCCGCGAGGCCGGCGCCGACGCGTTCAAGACCGGCAGATCCCCGGCGGAACGCGAGCAGCTCTGGAAAGCGCGCAGGGCCATTTCGCCCGCCCTGGGCCAGATCCGCCCCGGCAAGATCAACGAAGACGTGACCGTTCCGAGGACTCTCATCCCGTCGCTCATCCGCTTCATCCAGGGACTGGCGTCAAGGCACCGCCTGACCATCGTCTGCTTCGGCCACCTCGGCGACGGAAACATCCACACCAATATCATGCTCGACCGCAAGGACGCCGATGAGCGCAAGAGGGCCGAGAGGGCCGTCGAGGAACTGTTCCGGAAGGTTCTCGAGCTCGGCGGCACGCTTTCCGGCGAACATGGCATAGGAATCGCCAAGTCACCCTTTCTCGAGCTGGAAGTGGGACGGGACGGCCTTGCCGCCATGCTCAGGATCAAACAGGCCCTGGACCCATTGAACATTCTGAACCCCGGGAAGATGTTCGTCCCCAACCGGGCTTTTTTCGGCGAGTGA